The DNA window AAGGCAAAAAATCAGTTCTCGAAGGGGTTCCACGAAGTTTACCGGCGTTAGTAAAAGCCAGTCGAATTCAGGACAAAGTAAAAGGAGTAGGTTTCGATTGGGAAGAACCGCATCAGGTTTGGGACAAAGTGCAGGAAGAATTAGCAGAACTTCAGGTTGAGGTCGACGCCGGAAATCAAGACAAAATGGAATCTGAATTTGGTGATGTTTTGTTTTCGATGATTAATTATGCCCGGTTTTTAAACATTAATCCCGAAGATGCTTTGGAACGAACCAACAAAAAATTCATTAAACGATTTCAATATTTAGAAAGCAAGGCGGAAGAATTAGGTAAACCTTTGATGGATATGACTTTGGCAGAAATGGATGTTTTCTGGAATGAAGCCAAAAAAATATGATTAGTTACGATTAGTTTTTATATAAAAAAAAGTTGTGAATATTTTGTAAATTTATTTTCAACAGGAAAAACGATTGTCCGAAAATGGTAGTTTAAATTGCTTTTTTAGTATTTTCACCCAAAATGATTGCGCAATATGATTGATATAGATTATCTCTCTTATCTTGAAAATATCCTTACCGAAAATCGGAAAGCTAAGTTTTTAAAAGTATTAGAAAACAGAACCAAACATTTTACAGTTGTGGTCGAAGATGTGTTTCAAATGCATAACGCTAGCGCTGTAATGCGCAGTTGTGAGGTTTTTGGCATTCAAGAATTAAACGTCATTGAGCAGCGTTTTGGCAAAAGAATTGACAAAGAAATTGCGATGGGAGCACAAAAATGGGTGGATATAATCCAATTTGATAGTGTTTCAAATTGTATAAATTCCTTGAAAAATAATGGTTACCAAATCATTGCTACCACGCCGCACGAAAATGATTGTATGCTCGAAGATTTCGATATTACGAAGCCTAGCGCCTTGTTTTTTGGAACTGAAAAAGAAGGGTTGTCGGATGAGATTTTACAAAAAGCAGATGGTTTTCTTAAAATACCAATGGTTGGGTTTACCGAAAGTTTGAATATTTCTGTTTCGGCAGCAATTATTATTCAGAACTTGTCTAATCGATTGCGAAATTCTGAAATTAATTGGCAATTGTCCGAGGAAGAAATGCTAGAAAAGCGATTTTCTTGGACTAAAAAATCCATAAAAGATATCAAAAGAATTGAGGAAAGGTATTATTCTGAATTAGAAAAAGAGCAATGATTTGCTCTTTTTTTTATCGATAAACTACATCGCAGTTGTAAATTAAAGAGTTTTTTGTCCTTTAAACGATTTTAATATTTTATCTAAGGTATTGTTTCTACGTTTGTACTGAAATTCTAACTTCATCATTACATGGCAATTAAAAATATTTTTGGTTCATCGTATCGTCAAGACTATCTTGAAGGTTATGCCAATGGTCAAAATCCTAAGGTGCAAATGGATAATGAAAAATCCAGTTTGGGTTATATTTCTGGTTTCAATTCAGGAAGGATGGATTACGAGGAAATGAATGGTCAGATTTCGAAAGGAATTCCAACAAGAATTGTGACCATTAAAATTTTAGAAGATTTTCTTCTTGCTGGTTTGCTAGGGCTTAGTATTGAAGAAACAGATGATTACACACCTTTTCAATTGTCTGTCATAGCGAAATGGTATATTAGCGGTGTTGAAAACTACGACCCAAGCCATAGTACCTATCTTTTCGATGTATTAGAAGATATTGGAATACAGATAGATTAATAGTTTTTAATCCATTTTACTTCTTTTTCAAAATCTTATATTCTTCATAACATCCGCTTATGGCGTCTAGAATTTGAAGGTCGTTGGCAGTTTTTACAAAAGATTCGGAATAATTACAGCGTTCGAGAATTTCGGCAATTTCCTTTTTGTCAACTCCCAAAAGTACGGCAATGGTTTCGCGGTCGTATTTGGTTTCTAATAGATTTCGGACCGTATCGTCTTTCTTCATTTCTTTCAACCTTTTGAGTTCGGTTGGCTTTTTTCCAAAAAAGTTATACAATGCATCCGCCGGATTGAAAATAGATCCCATTACTTTTCCGAAAGCATTAGGCGAATATTCGCCTGCTTCGTAGCCTTCCGTCAAACCTGAAATACTGTAGCGGTAATTTTCTTTTACAGGAATCAACTTCGAATCAACCTCGATATAGCCAGTTAAATTATAGCGTCCCACAACTACTTCTTCTAGTGCATAGGCTTTTTCGGTAAGCTGGATTTTGGTGGTTTTATTTTTTAACCAGTCATTGGTTACTCTAATTCTCAAGGATTGAAAACCGATTAATGTGATGTGCAGGGTGTCGTTTACTGAAACTGCTAACTCAAAATTACCTTTTTCATCTGTAGTAGTCCCTCTAACTTTGTTGATATTAATGATATTTACATTAGGTAAAGGAAATTTTGTAATTTCATTGATTACGGTCCCAGTTACGGTTTGTGCGGGTTCAATAACTTGCGAAAAAGTTGCTGAGGAAAGTATTAAAAAAAGAAAAACTACAAAATATTTCATAAACAGATTTAAAACTTTAAAAGTAGTAAAACGGGATTAA is part of the Flavobacterium nackdongense genome and encodes:
- the mazG gene encoding nucleoside triphosphate pyrophosphohydrolase, which gives rise to MNSKQTQLQAFERLLNIMDDLREKCPWDKKQTLQSLRHLTIEETYELGDAILDNDLNEIKKELGDLLLHIVFYAKIGSETNDFDMADVCNEICEKLIHRHPHIYSDVVVKDEEEVKQNWEKLKLKEGKKSVLEGVPRSLPALVKASRIQDKVKGVGFDWEEPHQVWDKVQEELAELQVEVDAGNQDKMESEFGDVLFSMINYARFLNINPEDALERTNKKFIKRFQYLESKAEELGKPLMDMTLAEMDVFWNEAKKI
- a CDS encoding TrmH family RNA methyltransferase; the protein is MIDIDYLSYLENILTENRKAKFLKVLENRTKHFTVVVEDVFQMHNASAVMRSCEVFGIQELNVIEQRFGKRIDKEIAMGAQKWVDIIQFDSVSNCINSLKNNGYQIIATTPHENDCMLEDFDITKPSALFFGTEKEGLSDEILQKADGFLKIPMVGFTESLNISVSAAIIIQNLSNRLRNSEINWQLSEEEMLEKRFSWTKKSIKDIKRIEERYYSELEKEQ
- a CDS encoding carboxypeptidase-like regulatory domain-containing protein, which gives rise to MKYFVVFLFLILSSATFSQVIEPAQTVTGTVINEITKFPLPNVNIININKVRGTTTDEKGNFELAVSVNDTLHITLIGFQSLRIRVTNDWLKNKTTKIQLTEKAYALEEVVVGRYNLTGYIEVDSKLIPVKENYRYSISGLTEGYEAGEYSPNAFGKVMGSIFNPADALYNFFGKKPTELKRLKEMKKDDTVRNLLETKYDRETIAVLLGVDKKEIAEILERCNYSESFVKTANDLQILDAISGCYEEYKILKKK